CCGGCGGACGGAATGCTGACCCGCCTCGACCGGGCCTACCGTAAGTGGCGCGGTACCGCCGTCGTCGACCTGTCCACCGGTCGGCTGCTCGCCTCGCAGGGCGAGGCCGTGCCGCTCGGGAAGGTGGATCTCCGTGGGCTGCCGGCGAACCCGCCTCCGAGGCTGGTGCGGGACGACTCGGGCGTCACCCGGCTGCTGGTCTTCGCGACGCTGTCGCAAGGCGGCAGGCAGGAGTTGCTCGTCGCTTCGCAGAGCCTGAAGCTGCCGGGCATCTCCGTCGGCAGGAATCACACGCTCAACGTCGTGGACCGTGACGGGGCCACTCTCACCTCGACCGGGCCGGGATCCGGCACTGACCGGGCCAAGGCGCTGGTCGGCACCGCCACTCGCGAGGCGCAGCGCAAGGGACCGTCGGGCACCGCCGCTGCCGGCGGCTTCGACGGTCCGAGCGGCAGTCTCGTCGGGGCAGCGGACGGCAACACCCGTACCGCCGTCGGGTACGCCGGAGTGGCCCGGGGGCTTGCCGCGAAAGAGAGTCCGAGCAGCGGACTCGGACTGACGGTCGTCACGACGGTGCGAACCGAGCGTCATGGGGCCGGGACCGGCGACCTTCGGCTCGCCCTCCTCGCCGCGGCCGTGCTCCTGGCCCTCGCGGCCGGGGTCACCGCCGCCCTCCACATGGTGGTGCAGCGGCCTGTGCTGAGGTTGCGTCGCGAAGCGCGGAGACTCGGCTCGGGCGACCTCACGGCTCCCGTCCACGTGCCCCGCTTCGGGGAACCCGCCCGGGTCGGCGCCGCGCTGGAGGCACTGCGCCTTCAACTCCGTGGCAGGGACGGCCCGTCGCAGGAGACGGTCGCGCAGCCACCGGCCGAGGGGCGTGTGCTGCTCGGGACCGGCAAGGGCCGGCATCGGCTCGGACTGCGCACCGTCCTTGTGGTGTGCGCGTTCGCTCTGCTGGCCTGGCCCGCGTCGATGCTGCTGACGCTCGGCAGCACCTGGCCGCACCCGGCTGCGGTCGTACCACGACTGATCACCGACGACCAGCGGCAACGCACCGAGACGACGGCGGATCGCGTGCGCAGGGGGATCAACGATGGATACGCGGATCTCGCCCATCTCGCCACCGTGATCGACGCTGCTCGGCCGGAGGAGGCGCGCAAGATCCTCGACAGATCCCTGGAGCAGCACGGCCGATATCAGTCCCTGTACGTCGTCGACGGCGCCGGTGAGATCCTCGTCCGCGCCGGCGGTGAACCCCGTACCCCGAAGAAGGTCCGCATCAGGCCCGGGGTCATGCAGACGAACACCTCCGGCAAGGAACCGGTGCTCGCCGCCGTGGCCGCTCAGCCGGTGGAGGGTGCGCCGGCGAGGTCCGGACCCCGCTATGTCGTGGGCGAGTTCAAGGTCCAGTACCTGGTCGGCATCCTCAACCGACCCGGTCTGGGCTCGGTGTGGCTGGTGGACTCCGCACATCGGGTCATCGCGTCCAACAAGGGGTTCGTGGCCTTCGGGCGGGTCTCCGACGGCCGGCTGCGGGCCCAACTGGAGGCCGTCCGCACGACCAAGGGCTCCGCTGAGCTGCTGCTCGGCTGGAGGAATCCGGCGGTCGCCGCAGTGGCGCCGTTCAACGACAAACGGGGTGTCGCGAGCGCACTCGGCTGGAAGGTCGCCTCGATCAGGCCGGTGTTCTGGATCGGCCTGCCCGAGTACCAGGCACAGCGGCGGATCATGCTCGTCGGTCTGCTGGGGGTGACCACGGGCGCCCTCTGCCTCGGCTGGCTGTACCTCGTCGTCGTACGTCCGCTGCGTGAAGTCGCCCAGCGCGCCGAGGCGTTGGCAGCCGGAGACCGCAGAACGGTGCTCTACCCGCGCTACCACGACGAGGTGGGGTCCGTCGCCCGCAGCCTCGAACTGCTCAGACAGCGACTCCCCCGCACCGACACACCGCCCGCGCCCGGTTCCCCGGACGGGGCGCCCACCCCCTCCACTTCCCCGTCCGGCCCCGGTCCCAGGAGCTGACCCGCCGTGCTCTTCCTGTACTGCGTCCTCGCGACGTGCTGCGCCGGCCTGCTCGTCGCAGGCATCGTCGAACAGCGCCGCCATGACGCGAATCTCGCCGCCATACCCACCCGAGTGCTGGTCAACGGCATTCGCGGCAAGTCCTCCATCACCCGGCTGTGCGCGGGCGCGCTGCGCGGCAGCGGCCTGGTGACCGTCGCCAAGACCACGGGCACCGCGGCCCGGTTCATCCACCCCGATGCCACCGAGGAGCCGGTCTACCGCAAGTTCGGCATCGCCAATGTCGTGGAGCAGATCGGCATCGTCCGGCGGGCCGCCGGCTACCGACCCGATGTGCTGGTCATGGAGTGCATGGCCGTCATGCCCGCACTCCAGGAGATCAACCAGTCCAAGCTGATCCGCTCCACCATCGGCGTGCTCTGCAACGTCCGCGAGGACCATCTCGCCGAGATGGGCC
The genomic region above belongs to Streptomyces sp. CG1 and contains:
- a CDS encoding cache and HAMP domain-containing protein codes for the protein MAVLGGVRPPLAALPVLLALVAGLTVFAVGSDTERGVPEAVLSSQQHMAEDGAVALQGAVDQSVTDLRAAAADFGGSKSVPADGMLTRLDRAYRKWRGTAVVDLSTGRLLASQGEAVPLGKVDLRGLPANPPPRLVRDDSGVTRLLVFATLSQGGRQELLVASQSLKLPGISVGRNHTLNVVDRDGATLTSTGPGSGTDRAKALVGTATREAQRKGPSGTAAAGGFDGPSGSLVGAADGNTRTAVGYAGVARGLAAKESPSSGLGLTVVTTVRTERHGAGTGDLRLALLAAAVLLALAAGVTAALHMVVQRPVLRLRREARRLGSGDLTAPVHVPRFGEPARVGAALEALRLQLRGRDGPSQETVAQPPAEGRVLLGTGKGRHRLGLRTVLVVCAFALLAWPASMLLTLGSTWPHPAAVVPRLITDDQRQRTETTADRVRRGINDGYADLAHLATVIDAARPEEARKILDRSLEQHGRYQSLYVVDGAGEILVRAGGEPRTPKKVRIRPGVMQTNTSGKEPVLAAVAAQPVEGAPARSGPRYVVGEFKVQYLVGILNRPGLGSVWLVDSAHRVIASNKGFVAFGRVSDGRLRAQLEAVRTTKGSAELLLGWRNPAVAAVAPFNDKRGVASALGWKVASIRPVFWIGLPEYQAQRRIMLVGLLGVTTGALCLGWLYLVVVRPLREVAQRAEALAAGDRRTVLYPRYHDEVGSVARSLELLRQRLPRTDTPPAPGSPDGAPTPSTSPSGPGPRS